The following are from one region of the candidate division WOR-3 bacterium genome:
- the lysS gene encoding lysine--tRNA ligase, whose product MDEYEIRKEKIRKLQELKINPYPYYFLKTHTTKEVKDNGEKLIENKQEVKVAGRIYLERDFGKTKFYTIADGYDKIQIYFRKDILNEKYELLDLFDIGDFIGVSGEVFKTKTGEITILVKDFVLLAKSLRPFGEKYHGLKDVELRYRQRYLDLLNNQEVREIFLKRSKIISLIREFLDKKGFIEVETPILQPIYGGAFATPFKTFYESLDKEFYLRISDELYLKRLLIGNFEKVYEIGKDFRNEGISRFHSPEFTQIEIYQAYADYYTMMELFEELFLFLVKNLYKDDKFIYSEKFYYGEGEKEIFQRIKELKEKGIEINKINIYYLKEKDKEEREYLSFCEELINFCKEHNLPYQEEKKEKRCAEIEFLIEVKRPFKRIKFSESLNEILGIDILEVPFDILKKKAKEVGIDFKEEITEIKLLDKLFSALIQKYLIQPTFVIDHPKITTPLAKPHRENPLLCERFEVFVGGIELGNAFSEENNPIRQKESFLELLKLKEDETPLDEDFITALEYGMPPSGGLGIGIDRLVMILTNQSSIREVILFPQLKEK is encoded by the coding sequence ATGGATGAATACGAAATTAGGAAAGAAAAGATTAGAAAATTACAAGAATTGAAAATTAATCCTTATCCTTATTATTTTTTGAAAACCCATACAACAAAGGAAGTCAAGGATAATGGAGAGAAACTTATCGAAAATAAACAAGAGGTGAAAGTTGCCGGTAGGATATATTTAGAAAGGGATTTTGGTAAGACGAAGTTTTATACGATTGCTGATGGTTATGATAAGATTCAGATTTATTTTCGGAAAGATATATTAAATGAGAAATATGAACTTTTAGACCTTTTTGATATTGGTGATTTTATTGGTGTTTCCGGTGAGGTTTTTAAAACAAAGACGGGTGAGATTACTATTTTGGTGAAAGATTTTGTTTTGCTTGCTAAATCATTGAGACCTTTTGGTGAGAAATATCATGGATTGAAAGATGTGGAATTACGTTATCGCCAAAGATATTTAGATTTATTGAATAACCAAGAAGTAAGAGAGATTTTCTTAAAAAGAAGTAAAATTATTTCTTTAATCCGCGAATTTCTTGATAAAAAGGGGTTTATAGAAGTGGAAACACCGATCTTACAACCGATTTATGGTGGTGCCTTTGCGACCCCTTTTAAGACTTTTTATGAAAGTTTGGATAAAGAATTTTATTTAAGGATTTCTGACGAACTTTATCTTAAAAGATTATTAATTGGTAATTTTGAAAAGGTTTATGAGATTGGTAAGGATTTCCGCAACGAAGGGATAAGTCGGTTCCATTCTCCGGAATTTACTCAGATTGAGATCTATCAAGCCTATGCCGATTACTATACGATGATGGAACTTTTTGAAGAACTTTTTCTTTTCTTAGTGAAAAATTTGTATAAGGATGATAAGTTTATTTATAGTGAGAAATTTTATTATGGCGAAGGAGAAAAAGAGATTTTTCAGAGAATTAAGGAATTGAAAGAAAAGGGAATTGAGATTAATAAGATTAATATTTATTATCTGAAAGAGAAAGATAAGGAAGAGCGAGAATATCTTTCTTTTTGTGAAGAATTAATTAATTTTTGTAAAGAGCACAATCTCCCTTACCAAGAAGAGAAGAAGGAGAAGCGATGCGCTGAGATTGAATTTTTAATCGAAGTAAAAAGACCCTTTAAAAGAATAAAATTTAGTGAAAGTTTAAATGAGATTTTAGGTATAGATATTTTAGAGGTACCTTTTGATATTTTAAAAAAGAAAGCAAAAGAAGTGGGTATAGATTTTAAAGAAGAGATAACAGAAATTAAATTGTTGGATAAACTTTTTTCGGCACTGATTCAAAAATATCTTATCCAACCAACTTTTGTAATTGACCATCCGAAGATTACTACCCCTTTGGCTAAACCCCATCGGGAAAATCCCTTACTTTGTGAACGGTTTGAGGTTTTTGTTGGTGGTATTGAATTGGGTAATGCCTTTTCGGAAGAGAATAACCCGATAAGACAAAAAGAGAGTTTTTTAGAACTTTTAAAATTGAAAGAAGATGAAACCCCTTTGGATGAGGATTTTATCACCGCTTTAGAGTATGGTATGCCGCCAAGTGGCGGATTGGGAATAGGTATTGACCGATTGGTAATGATACTCACTAACCAATCTTCAATTAGAGAAGTAATCCTCTTCCCCCAATTAAAGGAGAAATGA
- a CDS encoding UvrB/UvrC motif-containing protein, with translation MEENLCQICHKNIAVMTITEVDEKGNKIEVAICEECAKKKGILESGKTLNLDEILKIMLKAKEKEDKELICPRCLLSFYEFKKYGKFGCSDCFKAFEEKLIPFIKRIQTTLREKEDEIFHKGKKITIGIKRGLLLSEIKKLKGELERAIKEEDYERAAKIRDMIKEKENELRKNEI, from the coding sequence ATGGAAGAGAACCTTTGCCAAATTTGTCACAAAAATATTGCAGTAATGACAATTACCGAAGTGGACGAAAAAGGAAACAAAATCGAAGTTGCTATTTGTGAAGAATGTGCCAAAAAGAAGGGAATTTTAGAAAGTGGCAAAACATTGAACCTTGACGAAATTTTGAAAATAATGCTTAAAGCCAAAGAGAAAGAAGATAAAGAACTTATTTGTCCTCGTTGTTTGCTTTCTTTTTATGAGTTTAAAAAGTATGGTAAGTTTGGCTGCTCGGACTGTTTTAAGGCTTTTGAAGAAAAACTTATACCCTTTATAAAACGAATCCAAACCACTCTTCGGGAAAAAGAAGACGAAATTTTCCATAAAGGAAAGAAGATCACCATAGGTATAAAAAGGGGACTTTTGCTTTCAGAAATTAAGAAATTAAAAGGAGAATTAGAAAGAGCGATTAAAGAAGAAGATTATGAACGGGCAGCCAAGATTAGAGAT
- a CDS encoding ABC transporter ATP-binding protein — protein sequence MNKIIEAIGIKKIYYDNSYPIEVLKGIDLNIYEKNIYGIFGPSGSGKSTLLHILSGLDYPTEGVVKVFGEDLRKLSAEKLFQLRNEKFGFLFQFHYLLPEFNVLENVMVPLLIRGEKEGVAKRKAKKILEELEILDKIKLYPKDLSGGERQKVGIARALVGEPKVLFLDEPTGNLDLRSSEMMLSIIMEVYQKRDLTIVVVSHNERIKELCNEKYFLKDGYLVKLI from the coding sequence ATGAATAAAATAATTGAGGCGATCGGGATAAAGAAAATATATTATGATAACTCTTACCCAATCGAAGTGTTGAAAGGAATTGATTTAAATATTTATGAGAAAAATATTTACGGAATTTTTGGACCTTCGGGAAGTGGTAAGTCTACTTTGCTGCATATTCTTTCCGGATTAGATTATCCCACCGAAGGGGTAGTGAAAGTTTTTGGTGAAGATTTGCGCAAATTATCAGCAGAAAAATTATTTCAATTAAGAAATGAAAAGTTTGGTTTTCTCTTTCAGTTTCATTATCTTTTACCAGAATTTAATGTGTTAGAAAATGTAATGGTTCCTTTATTAATCCGTGGCGAAAAAGAAGGGGTTGCAAAAAGAAAGGCAAAAAAGATTCTTGAAGAATTAGAAATTCTTGATAAAATTAAATTATACCCAAAAGATTTATCCGGTGGCGAAAGGCAAAAAGTAGGTATTGCGCGCGCCTTAGTCGGCGAACCGAAAGTTTTATTTTTAGATGAGCCAACGGGTAATTTGGATTTAAGAAGCAGTGAGATGATGTTGTCAATTATAATGGAAGTTTATCAAAAAAGAGATTTAACCATTGTCGTTGTTTCCCATAACGAGCGGATAAAAGAACTTTGTAACGAAAAATATTTTTTAAAGGATGGTTATTTAGTAAAATTAATTTAA
- a CDS encoding FtsX-like permease family protein, with amino-acid sequence MNFEKFVALKYLKGKRLISLINISSVALGVACIIIVLSVMNGFHLELERRILGHTPHIIIIKRNYELINNVDSLIDILKKIEEIEFSTPFIFTKTLIKSSHSSDGIVLRGIIPENEKRSLNVEKSIILGDFDFSSSQPGIVLGIDLAKVLSVSVGDQITLYSPFATIKTPFGYLPKAEDFIVKGIFDAGMYDYNASLVYIDLKDAQRLLDCGNQVTGLELKIKNLYQAREVAKKINKLVGYPYQALDWQTLNKNLFAALKLEKVVTFIVLTLLIIIACFGIVATLTMLVIRKTKEIGILKAMGSSTQKIMRIFLYYGFFVGFSGATIGAIIGVFVSFILSKYPIINLPADVYFIKYLPTKLFFTDVLITILVALAISLLASIYPAKKAASLVVVEALRYE; translated from the coding sequence ATGAATTTCGAAAAATTTGTTGCCTTAAAATATCTCAAAGGAAAGAGATTAATTTCTTTGATTAATATTAGTAGTGTTGCCTTGGGAGTCGCCTGTATCATTATTGTCCTTTCAGTTATGAACGGATTCCATTTAGAATTGGAAAGGAGAATCTTGGGGCATACACCCCACATTATTATTATTAAAAGAAATTATGAATTGATTAATAATGTGGATTCCTTAATTGATATCTTAAAGAAGATCGAAGAGATAGAATTTTCTACTCCTTTCATTTTTACTAAGACCTTAATTAAAAGTTCCCATTCTTCTGATGGAATTGTTTTGCGGGGAATAATTCCCGAGAATGAGAAGAGAAGTTTAAATGTTGAAAAGAGCATTATTTTGGGAGATTTTGATTTTTCTTCTTCTCAACCCGGAATTGTTTTGGGAATTGATTTAGCAAAAGTTCTTTCGGTTTCGGTTGGTGACCAAATTACCTTATATTCTCCCTTTGCTACAATTAAAACGCCCTTTGGTTATTTACCGAAAGCCGAAGATTTTATTGTTAAAGGAATTTTTGATGCGGGAATGTATGACTATAATGCCAGTTTGGTTTATATTGATTTGAAAGATGCCCAAAGACTATTAGATTGTGGAAATCAGGTAACCGGTTTAGAATTGAAAATAAAAAATTTATATCAAGCCCGCGAGGTAGCAAAAAAGATAAATAAATTAGTTGGGTATCCCTATCAGGCATTAGATTGGCAGACATTAAACAAAAATCTTTTTGCTGCCTTAAAGTTAGAAAAAGTAGTAACTTTTATTGTCTTGACTCTTTTAATTATTATTGCCTGTTTTGGAATTGTTGCTACTTTGACAATGCTGGTAATAAGAAAGACAAAAGAGATCGGTATTTTAAAAGCGATGGGCAGTAGTACCCAAAAAATTATGAGGATTTTTCTCTATTATGGATTCTTTGTCGGTTTTTCCGGCGCAACAATCGGGGCAATAATTGGTGTTTTCGTCTCCTTTATCTTATCAAAATATCCAATAATTAATCTACCTGCTGATGTCTATTTTATTAAATATCTCCCTACTAAGTTGTTTTTTACTGATGTGTTAATCACTATTTTAGTAGCCTTGGCGATTTCTTTACTTGCCTCTATCTATCCAGCCAAAAAGGCGGCAAGTTTAGTAGTGGTTGAGGCTCTACGTTATGAATAA